The sequence GGAGCCTTTTCAACGGGGGCCTCCGCCACCACGGGAGCCGGGTTGGCGGGAGCTGGGGCGACGGGTTCGCCGCCCGGGACCACGATCACCCGCGGCTCGCCCTGGGAGTCCGCGTCGAGCGGCTCCCAAATGGCGGCTTCCGCCGGGGATGGCGGGGTATTCCGGACGAATCTTCCGTTTCGCTTCGGAGGCAAGGGCATGCCTCAAAGGACGCTGTGGGCCGGTGTCTGGTCAATCACCGGTTGCGCCGCCGAGGCGTAAATTTTCGTGTAGTACTCGCCCGCCATCCGGTCGGAGTCGAAGAAAGGCACGACCTCGTTCATTGAGCGCAGCATCATCCGCGCCCAGCCTTCCGGATCGTCGTAGTAGAGCGGCAGCGCCTTTTCCTCCATCTGCTCGTAGAAGCCGAGGAGATCGTGGCGGTCCCGGGACTCCGGCGAGAGCGAGGGATCGGCCGGCGGGATGATGAAGCTGTTCGTGCCGGAGAAGTCCGCGAACTCGCAAACCCAGCCATCGTAGGTGGAAAGGTTCAGCGCGCCGTTCATGGCGGCGGTCATGCCGGAGGTGCCGGACGCCTCGCGGGTGACCACCGGGTTGTTCAGCCAGATGTCCGCGCCGTTCTTGAGGAAACGGGACAGCTCGAGCTCGTAGCCGACGAGCACCGCCGCGTTCGGGTGGTGGCGGCAGAGGCCGGCGAGCTTGTTGAAGGTCTCGATCGCGCCGAAGTCGAAGGGGAACGGCTTGCCGGCCCAGATGACCTGCACCGGGCGCTGGGTGTTCGAAAGCAGCTCGCGGAACAGGCGGATGTCCCGGGTGATGAGGTCCGGGCGCTTGTAGCCGGCGAAACGGCGCGCCCACACGATGGTCAGCACGTCCGGGCGGAAGATCTTGCCAGTCTGGTCGGCAACCACCCGGAACAGGCGCTCCTTCAGCTCGCGCTTGCGGTTGCGGAGCAACTCGGTGTCGCCATGGACACGCGCGGCTTCCAGACCGTGGTCCGCCCAGTATTTCTTGTTCTGGGCGTTGGTGACGTGGGTGATCGGGCAGAGGCCCTTGTGGCTCTTCCACATCTGGCGGGACACCTCGCCGTGGAGCTTCGAGACGCCATTGGCCACGTGCGCAAGGCGCAGCGCGGCCAGCGAGTGGTTGAACACCTCGCCCTCGATGCCGGTGATCTTGCGGACCTCGGCCTCCGGCACGCTGCCGAAGAAGGTGAAATCGTTCAGCAGCTTGAAGTCGTGCTTCTCGTTGCCCGCCTCTTCCGGCGTGTGGGTGGTGAAGACGAGGCGCTTCCGCACCTCTTCCACGCTGCGGTGCTTCTCATACAGGCGGAAGGCCGCGGACAGCCCGTGGGCCTCGTTGAGGTGCCAGATCTCGGGATCGACGCCGAGTTCCTCCATCAACCGGGCACCGCCCGCGCCGAGGATCGTGTACTGGGCGATGCGGCGCAGCGGGTCGTTGTCGTAGAGGCGGTGGGTGATCGCGCGGGACAGCGGATCGTTCTCCTCCACGTCCGTGCTCAGGAAGAACATCGGCACCGTGGAGAAGGTCTCACCCGGCAGGTAGAGCGCCTTCACCCACACCGGATGGCCGTGGATCGGCACGGTGAAACGAATGCCGGTGTCCCGGAGGAACGCGTACTCGTTCTTCCGGAACTGGACCGCCATCTCGCCCTCGTCACCGCGGGTCTGGTTGTAGTAACCGTAGGACCAATAGATCCCCACGCCGCACAGGTTCTGCTTCAGCGCCGCCGCCGATTTCATGTGCGAGCCCGCCAGGAACCCGAGCCCGCCCGAGTAGATCTTGAAGCTCTGGTCGAGGGCGAATTCGCAGGAGAAATACACCGCGCTCTTCGAATACTCGG comes from Luteolibacter sp. LG18 and encodes:
- the glgP gene encoding alpha-glucan family phosphorylase, producing MSFLPKPFAHSYEIAPEYSKSAVYFSCEFALDQSFKIYSGGLGFLAGSHMKSAAALKQNLCGVGIYWSYGYYNQTRGDEGEMAVQFRKNEYAFLRDTGIRFTVPIHGHPVWVKALYLPGETFSTVPMFFLSTDVEENDPLSRAITHRLYDNDPLRRIAQYTILGAGGARLMEELGVDPEIWHLNEAHGLSAAFRLYEKHRSVEEVRKRLVFTTHTPEEAGNEKHDFKLLNDFTFFGSVPEAEVRKITGIEGEVFNHSLAALRLAHVANGVSKLHGEVSRQMWKSHKGLCPITHVTNAQNKKYWADHGLEAARVHGDTELLRNRKRELKERLFRVVADQTGKIFRPDVLTIVWARRFAGYKRPDLITRDIRLFRELLSNTQRPVQVIWAGKPFPFDFGAIETFNKLAGLCRHHPNAAVLVGYELELSRFLKNGADIWLNNPVVTREASGTSGMTAAMNGALNLSTYDGWVCEFADFSGTNSFIIPPADPSLSPESRDRHDLLGFYEQMEEKALPLYYDDPEGWARMMLRSMNEVVPFFDSDRMAGEYYTKIYASAAQPVIDQTPAHSVL